Proteins encoded together in one Hevea brasiliensis isolate MT/VB/25A 57/8 chromosome 16, ASM3005281v1, whole genome shotgun sequence window:
- the LOC131174611 gene encoding uncharacterized protein LOC131174611 — MPSPNIERDVRSFLRKLNYILRFISNLIAKAEPIFKLLKKNNASKWDEAYQEVFKKIKQYLSNPFVLVPPIAGRMDSIKYVFETPFIPGRIAKWQVMLSQYDIVYMTKKAMKGSVIPDLLAENPIDDYEVLDFEFPYKHINTMSEDTEGQEVAWEMYFDGAVNLSSNGIGEVLISLNGKRFSIAVKLKFECTNNVAEYEACVSGLQAAIEMKIKKLEVYGDSTLIIYQVKGEWQTRDLKLIPYQKYLLKLIKEFEQISFTHLSRDKNQFANALFSLPVMTQMEERQIMQLLQIKVRSESAYCLMIEEEADGNEGVEA, encoded by the exons atgccatccccaaatatAGAAAGGGATGTGCGCAGCTTTCTAAggaaattgaattatattttaAGATTCATCTCTAATCTTATAGCCAAGGCTGAACCCATTTTCAAATTACTAAAGAAGAATAATGCTTCAAAGTGGGATGAAGCTTATCAAGAAGTCTTTAAAAAGatcaagcagtacttgtcaaatCCATTTGTATTAGTTCCTCCAATAGCGGGCAG GATGGATTCCATCAAGTATGTTTTCGAGACCCCATTTATACCTGGAAGAATAGCAAAATGGCAAGTCATGCTTtcacaatatgacattgtctatatgacgaAGAAGGCCATGAAAGGGAGTGTGATAccagatctcctagcagaaaatccaatTGATGATTATGAGGTTCTAGACTTTGAATTCCCATATAAACATATAAATACAATGAGTGAGGATACTGAGGGGCAAGAAGTTGCATGGGAGATGTATTTTGACGGGGCTGTTAATCTTTCCAGTAACGGGATTGGGGAAGTACTAATATCTCTGAACGGGAAACGTTTCTCGATAGCAGTTAAGCTAAAGTTTGAGTGTACTAATAATGTGGCGGAATATGAAGCTTGCGTGAGTGGTTTACAAGCTGCCATagaaatgaaaataaagaaattagagGTGTATGGGGACTCCACCCTGATtatctatcaagtcaagggagaatggcagacCAGAGACCTAAAACTGATCCCGTATCAAAAGTATCTTCTAAAGCTAATTAAGGAATTCGAACAGATCTCCTTCACTCACTTGAGCCGTGATAAAAACCAATTTGCAAATGCCCTATTCAGTCTACCAGTGATGACTCAAATGGAGGAGAGGCAAATAATGCAGTTATTACAAATTAAGGTGAGAAGCGAATCAGCATACTGCCTTATGATTGAAGAAGAGGCAGATGgaaatgaaggagtggaagcatga